A region of the Campylobacter subantarcticus LMG 24377 genome:
ATCCAAATAATTTAAAAATTGTATATAATTATAAAATTCCTTTTGAAAATTATTTTTTAAATATTTTAAAGATAGATAAAGAAGTTAAGCGGTTTTATTTAGAAGAAAAATTTATAAATTTAGAAGAGAATTTGGAGTAAATATGAAACGGATTGTAATTTTATTTTTTTCTTTTTGTGGTATTTATGCTAATTCTTTGAGTATAGAAGATTTTAGAACAGATTTGTATTCAAAAGTTGGAAATAATACTTTAAAAAAGATTGAAATAACTTTAGATTTTGAGGGAGAAAATTTAGATCAAAAGAAAATCATAGACGCATTAAATACTATTGTATCTAGTTATTTTTATGAAGATTTGTTCACAGAAGTGGGTAAAAATAACTTCAAAGAAACTTTGCTTAAATTTAGTAATAAAAAATACAAAACTCAAATAAAAAATATTTACATTTTAAAAATTAACTCAGTGGCTCAATTTGATATAGAAGAACTGAAGCGTTTTGTAAAAGATTTAGAAAAAAAAGACAAAGATTTAAAAGAAACTGCTAATCAAGAAGAAATTCAAAATATTCTTAAAGTTACTAAAACTTCAGATCAAAATAATACCCAACCAAAAGATATGAATGCTACTCAAACAAGCAGTGCTAAAGATAGCAATGTAAGTTTCAATCAAGATGTTAATGCAAGCAAAGAGGCTATGGATATGATTTTAAAAACTATGGAAAATACTCAAATGCAAATATTAGTACCAAGCAAAGAACAAGATTTATTCAAAGAAATACCATTTTGATTATTGGATTATATCAAAATGGCTTGGGATTTTTGGTATAAAAATATTTTCGTTAATATTTTGATCAAATTTTTGGTTGTAAAAATAAATAATGACTAAATTTCCTAATTCATCTTTATAAGAAATACTGTTAAGATTGCTATTTTTTAGCTTGATGTTGTATATAATATTTTCGTATTTTGCTTCATAGTTTTCATGAGATATTAATTTTGCATTTTTAAAAATTGCTTGAAGATTTGGTAAATTTTGCAATTGAGTATAAATGGCTTGTTCTAATTCAGGTTCTACAATCACAACTTCTTTGTGATTGATATAGATTTGCTTTTTATTTGGCTTAGTATAATTCCAAAAGGCTTTATTTTGAGTAATGATAAAATTTCCCTTATAATTTAGTGAAGAATTATTACTTTGTACTTTTTGTTCAAAATCACTGCTAAAATTTTTAAAATTTATATTAAATGCAAAAATATTACAAGAAAATATCATTGAAAATACAAAATATCTCATTATTGTCCTTTAAAAATTTTGCAAATTATATAAAATTTATGCAAATGAAATTTTATATAGTTCTAATTAAAATCAAGATATAATCTAGCATATATTTTTATAGTTAAAGGTAAAAAATGTTTTCTAGCGTATTTAAAGTAATATTTGGCACAAAAAATGATCGAGAAGTAAAAAAATATCTAAAAAGAGTTACTCAAATAAATGCTTTAGAAAATAAATATGAAAATTTAAGTGATGATGAACTTAAAAAAACTTTTTTGGATTTTCAAAAACAAGTACAAGAAGAAAAAATAACTTTAGATGAAATTTTAAATGATATTTTTGCGATAGTTAGAGAAGTTGGTAAAAGAACTTTAAATATGCGTCATTTTGATGTGCAATTAATAGGTGGTATGGTTTTACATGATGGCAAAATAGCTGAAATGAAAACAGGCGAGGGTAAAACCTTGGTTGCAACTTTACCTGTTGTATTAAATGCTATGAGTGGTAAAGGTGTGCATGTAGTTACTGTAAATGATTATTTAGCTAAAAGAGATGCAGAGCAAATGAGTGCTATTTATAATTTTTTAGGTTTTAGTGTTGGAGTGATACTTTCAGAACAAAATAGTGATGAAGCACATAAAAAAGCTTATGAGTGCGATATAACTTATGGTACAAATAATGAATTCGGCTTTGATTATTTGCGTGATAATATGAAATTTTCAAAACTTGAAAAAGTACAAAGAGAGCATAATTTTGTTATAGTTGATGAAGTAGATAGTATTTTAATAGATGAGGCAAGAACTCCACTTATAATAAGCGGACCTACAAATAGAACTTTGGATGGTTACATTAAAGCAAATGAAGTAGCAAAACAAATGCAAAAAGGCCTAGCAGCTACTACTCCTCAAGAATTACCAAGTGGTGATTTTGTTATTGATGAGAAAAATAGGACTATTATGATTACAGAGGCTGGAATTTCTAAGGCTGAAAAATTATTTGGAGTGGAAAATTTATATAGCTTAGATAATGCAATATTAGCCCATCAGCTTGATCAGGCCTTAAAAGCACATAATTTATTTGAAAAAGATGTGCATTATGTATTAAGAGATAAAGAAGTTGTAATTGTTGATGAATTTACGGGAAGGTTAAGCGAAGGAAGACGTTTTAGTGATGGTTTACACCAAGCACTAGAGGCTAAAGAAGGGGTGAAAATTCAAGAAGAGAGTCAAACTTTAGCAGATATTACTTTTCAAAACTATTTTAGAATGTATAAAAAATTAGCAGGTATGACAGGTACTGCACAAACTGAAGCAACAGAATTTTCTCAAATTTATAATTTAGATGTGGTTTCTATACCTACAAATATACAGGTTGCAAGAATAGATAAAGATGATTTAATTTATAAAACTCAAGAAGAAAAATTTAAAGCAGTTATTGAAGAAATAAAAAAAGCAAATGCAAAAGGTCAACCGGTTTTAGTAGGGACTGCAAGTATTGAAAGAAGTGAAGTATTTCATAACATGCTTGTAAAAGAACGTATTCCTCATCATGTGCTTAACGCTAAAAATCACGAACAAGAAGCTTTGATCATACAAGATGCGGGTAAAAAAGGTGCAGTAACTATAGCTACCAATATGGCGGGTCGTGGGGTTGATATAAAAATAGATGATGAAATAAAAGCTTTAGGAGGGCTTTATATCATAGGAACTGAACGCCATGAAAGTAGAAGAATAGATAATCAACTTCGTGGACGTGCAGGGCGTCAAGGTGATCCTGGTGTAAGTAGATTTTATTTAAGTTTAGAGGACAATCTTTTGAGAATTTTTGGTGGTGATCGTATTAAAAACATCATGGAAAGATTAGGTATAGAAGAGGGTGAGCATATAGAAAGTCGCATTGTTACAAGAGCTGTTGAGAATGCACAAAAAAAAGTTGAAAGTTTACATTTTGAAAGTAGAAAACATTTGCTTGAATATGATGATGTGGCTAATGAACAAAGAAAGACCATTTATAATTATAGAAATGAATTACTAGATGAAGAATTTGACTTGCAAGATAAGATTTTAAAAAATATTGCTGAATATAGCAATCATTTGGTAAGTCAAATTTATCTAAATGCAGAGCTTGAAGATGATGTTAAACATTTTGAAAGCTTAAAGCAAAAAGTAAGTTATGAGTGTAATCTTGAGCTTAGCGAAGCTGATTTTAAAGACTTGGGTGTAATTGAAGTAGAAAATAAATTAAGTGAAATTTTAGAAAAAGCTTACAAAGATAAAATGAATATTATTGAAGATAAGGAAGCTAGAAAAATTGAAAGAATTCTATATCTTCAAATTTTGGATAATCTATGGAGAGAGCATTTATACCAAATGGATATTTTGAAAACTGGTATAGGTTTAAGAAGTTATAATCAAAAAGATCCTTTAGTAGAATACAAAAAAGAAAGTTATAATCTTTTCATGGAGCTTGTTGAGCGTGTTAAATTTGATAGTTTGAAATTGTTATTTAATGTAGTTTTTACTCAAAAAGAAGCACAAAATTTTGAAGAAAGAAGCCATGAACAAAACGAGCAGTTTTTAGCTAGTACTACAGAAAGTGGTGTTAATGAAAATGGTGAAGCACAAATTACTAAAGTGCCTAGAAATTCACCTTGTCCTTGCGGTAGTGGTAAAAAATATAAAGAATGCCATGGTAAAAGTGGTCCTAAAAAAGGTATTTTAGCTTAAGGTATGCAATGAATTTAGTTATAGTTGAAGATGATATCAATATGAGAAAATCACTCGAAATTGCTTTGAGTGAGTATGAAGAATTTGCTATAAAATCTTATAAATCAGCAACTGAAGCTTTAAAAAAACTAAATGATGATGTTGATTTGATTATTACAGATATTAATATGCCGGGTATGGATGGTATTGAATTTGTGCAAGCTTGTGAGAATAAATATGATTTTATTATTATTACAGGTAATGCAACGCTAAATCGTGCCATAGAAGCAGTAAGACTTGGAGTAAAAGATTTTCTAGTAAAACCATTTGATATTAATACTTTAGTAACTGCGATAAAACGCGTAAAAATAATTCAAGAAAAGACTTCTAAAAAAACAAACAAAAAGATTATCAAAAAAGAAGAAAATCATCAAGATTTTTATGGTATTTCTGAAGCTTTAGAAGATTGTTTAAAATTGACTACTAAGGCTGCTAAGACAGATGCAAGCGTGCTTTTTTTTGGAGAAAGTGGGGTAGGTAAAGAAGTTTTTGCAAATTTTGTGCATAAAAATTCAAAAAGAGCACAAAAACCTTTTGTGGCTATTAATATGGCAGCAATTCCATCAAATTTGATAGAAAGTGAGCTTTTTGGTTTTGAAAAAGGTGCATTTACCGATGCTAATACTACTAAAATAGGGTTGTTTGAGCTCGCTAATGAAGGCACTTTGTTTTTAGATGAAATAGGTGAAATGCCTTATGAAATTCAAGCAAAATTATTAAGAGCCTTGCAAGAAAAAGAAATTACAAGGTTAGGAAGTACTAAAAGCATCAAGATTGATGTAAGAATTATTAGTGCAACTAATGCTCATATGGAAAAAAAGATTGTAGATAATGAATTCAGACAAGATTTATATTATAGGCTTAATACTATTCCTATTAATATACCACCACTAAGAGAGCGTCAAGAAGAAATTTTGCAAATTGCACAAAAGGTATTACTTGATACATGTAAAGAATATGATTTTAATGAAAAAACTTTAAGTCAAGAAGCACAAGGTGCTCTATTAGCTTATGATTTTCCAGGTAATATTAGGGAATTAATTTCTATTATACAAAGAGCTTGTATTTTAAGTGAAAATGATGAGATTAGCGCTCAAGATTTGTTCTTAGAAAGTAGAAAAAGTAAAGATATTAAAAATCTTGAAAAAGAATTGATTTTAGAAGCTTTAAAAAATTCACAAGATATTACAGAAGCAGCTAAGCTTATAGGGATGAGTGAGAAAATTTTTAGTGAAAAAATGAAAAAATACAATATTACTTAAAAAGGATGGATGATGAAAAAAATAGCCATTGTAGGTGCAACTGGAGTAGTCGGAGAAGAGCTTTTAAATGTTTTGGATGAGCTTGATTTCCCGGTTGAAAGTATTTTACCATTAGCAAGTGCAAAAAGTGCAGGTAGCGAAGTAGAATTTAGAGGTAAAAGCTACAAAGTTAAAGAATTAACCCCAAGTGTCTTTAAGGAAAATCCTGTAGATATTGCTTTTTTTAGTGCTGGAGGAAACATAAGCGCTGAGTATGTAAAATACGCAGTAGAGTGTGGTGCTGTAGTGATTGATAATACTAGCCATTTTAGAATGGATGAAAATGTTCCTTTAGTAGTTCCTGAATGCAATAGTGAAGATATTAAAGATTGGGAAAAAACAGGAATTATTGCTAATCCAAATTGCTCTACTATACAAATGGTGCATGTTTTAAAACCACTTGATGATGTATTTAATCTAAAAAGGGTAGATGTAAGTACTTATCAGGCTGCAAGTGGTGCAGGTAAAGAAGGTATGGAAGAATTAGTTCAAGGAATGCAAAGTTTTTTTGCTTTTAAATTAGATGAATTTGAGGCAAAAACTTTTCCATATACCTTAGCTTTAAATTTAATTCCTCAAATTGATGTTTTTAGTGAAAATGGCTACACTAAAGAAGAATTAAAAATGGTAAATGAAACGCAAAAAATATTGCATAAAAAACTTGAAATTTCAGCAACTTGCGTAAGAGTCCCTGTGCTTAGAAGTCATAGTGAAGCCATTACTATGCATTTTGAAAAAGATGTTGATGTTGCTAAGGTTAGAGAGATACTTTCTAAAGCACCAAGTGTTGTTGTGATTGATGATGTAGAAAATAAAAAATATCCTATGCCACTTTTTATGAGTGATACTAATGAAACTTATGTAGGAAGAATTAGACGCGATATTAATCATAAAAACATTTTACATTTATGGTGTGTGGCTGATCAAATTCGTGTTGGGGCGGCTACAAATGCAGTGCGTATTGCAAAAAAATGGTTAGAATTGGTTTGATAAAGGGGAAAAATGCTAGGAAAATTTTTTGAAAATTTATTAGTTAAAAGTCGTTTGGTTACTATTTTACCGGTTATTTTTGGTCTTGTTGGTGCTTTTGTTTTGTTTTTTATAGCTAGTTATGATGTAATTAAAGTTTTAAAATATGTTTTTGAATACTTCATGGTTTCTAATTCAACAGTAGATTTACATGAGGATATTGTAGGTTTAATTATAGGTGCTGTGGATTTATACTTAATGGCTTTGGTTTTATTTATCTTTTCTTTTGGAATTTATGAACTTTTTATTAGTGAAATACAAGAGTTTAAAAAAACAAAACAATCTAAAGTGTTAGAAGTGCATAGTTTGGATCAGTTAAAAGATAAGCTTGCAAAAGTAATCATCATGGTTTTAGTTGTAAATTTTTTTCAGAGAATTTTGCAAATGCAACTTAATACAGTTTTGGATATGACTTATTTGGCAGGTTCTATTTTAGCTCTTTGTATAGGTCTTTATTTTTTACATAAAAGCGATCACTAATATAAGGAATAAAAATGATTTTTATTGATGCGTGCTTAAAAAAACCAACTCCTTACACTCCTGTTTGGATGATGCGTCAAGCAGGAAGATATCTGCCTGAGTACATGGAAGTTAGAGCAAGCGCTGGGGATTTTTTATCTCTTTGTAAAGACTATAAAAAAGCAAGTGAAGTTACTTTGCAACCTGTGGATATTTTGGGTGTTGATGCGGCTATTATTTTTTCAGATATTTTAATGGTGCCTTTAGAAATGGGCATGGATTTAAAATTTGAAAAAGGCGAAGGGCCAGTATTTTCAAATCCCATTAAAATTAAGGAAGATTTAGAAAGATTAGATGTTGAAAAAAGTATTAAAAATCTTTCTTATGTTTATGATACCTTAGCGCTTACTAGAGAAAAACTTGCACAAGATAAAGCTTTGATTGGTTTTTGTGGAAGTCCTTGGACTATTGCTACTTATATGATAGAAGGTGGTGGTAGTAAAAATTATGCAAAATGTAAAAAATTAGTTTATCAAAACCCTGAATTTTTACATCAGATTTTATCTAAACTTACTTTAGCATTGAAATACTACATTCAAGAGCAAATTAGAGCAGGTGCTAATGCTATACAGATATTTGATAGTTGGGCGAGTGCTTTAGAAAAAGAGATGTTTTTTGAGTTTTCTTTTAAATACATGCTTGAAGTTGCTGATTTTATAAAGGAAAAATATCCGCATATTCCCGTGATTTTATTTCCTAAAGGTGTTAGTGGATTTTTAGATGATATAAATGGAAATTTTGATGTTTTTGGTGTAGATTGGAGTACTCCTTTAGAATTAGCTAAAGAAAAACTAGGTGTTAGATATACTTTGCAGGGCAATATGGAGCCTTGCAGATTGTATAATAAAAAGACGATCGCAGCAGGAGTGGATAAAATTTTAAATATCATGCAAGATAGTGCACATATTTTTAACCTTGGACATGGTATTTTGCCTGATATTCCTGTTGAAAATGTTAAATATTTTATCAAGTTAGTTCAAGAGAAATCACAAAAGTGAATAAAATTACCTTTGGTCCTATAAGTTCAAGAAGATTTGGGCTTTCTTTAGGGATTGACTTAAGTCCAAATCAAAAACAATGTAATTTTGATTGTGTATATTGTGAATTACAAGCTGCAAAACCCATGGAAAAATCTTTAGTATATCCAAAAATTCAAGATATCTTAGAACAAGTAAAGCAAGCTTTAGCTAGTGATGTGAAATTTGATTTTCTTACATTAACCGCAAATGGTGAACCCAGTTTGTACCCTTATTTAAAAGAATTAGTTTGTGAGTTAAATAAAATAAAACTAGATAAAAAACTTTTGATTTTAAGTAATGGTAGTGGTGTATTAAATCCAAATATACTCAATGCTTTATTGGATATTGATGTGGTTAAATTTAGTCTTGATAGTGCTAAAGAAAAAACATTTTATAGAATAGATAAAGCTTTAAAACAAATTAAACTTGAAACAATGATAGATAAAATGATTACCTTTAGGGAAAAATTTATAGGTGAGCTTATCATGGAAGTTTTGGTTGTACAAGGCTTAAATGATAATAAAGAAGAAATGTTAGCTTTAAATGAAATATTTGGCAAAATAAAGCCATTAAGAGTAGATTTTAGCACTATTGATAGACCTCCGGCTTATCCTGTTAAAGGTATATCTATGGAAAAATTAGAAGAATTAAGTATGTATATTACTAGTGTGCCTATTGTGCTTGCTAAGCATTATTATAAAGGTGAAAAAATTGATTTTAATGCTCAAGAGCTTTTGAAAATGTTGCAACTTAGAGCTCAAAGTGAATTTGATGTTGAAAATAAATTTAGTCAATATAGCAAAAATGTATTAGAAAAATTAATTAAAGAGCAAAAAGTCGCTGTAAAAAATTTAGCAGGAGTAAATTTTTACAAAAAAATATAATTTTTTGTAAAAAACTCTTGACAAAAGTATTTTTTTCTTATATAATACCATTTCTTATTTATTGATTTTCCGGATTAGCTCAGCGGTAGAGTAGTCGGCTGTTAACCGATTGGTCGTAGGTTCGAATCCTACATCCGGAGCCACTTCTTTTTAAGTTATAATTCTGATTTTTATAAGTATTAAATAAATTATATGATTTTTATATAACTAGTATTTTCATTTTGAAAATACTAGTTTTTTATATCAAAAGTAAAGAATTTGCTTTCAAAATTATTACCTACTTTTTCATATTGAAATATGGCAGGTTCTAGGTTTTGCACTTCATGATATAAAAGTCCTAAAGCAAGCCTTGCTTCTAAGGTCTCTTCATTTTCTAATCTTGCAAGTTCAAGTAAAGCTATAGCTGAATTTGGATTATTTGAACCTATTGCTGCAACTGCAGCTAAGAATAAAGTTTGAGCATCTTTAATTTTATAATTATCTATTAAAATATTATAAAGTGTATATGCTTCTTGATATTCTTTTGCAAATATATCTACATAAGCTAGAGCAAAGATTAATCCAATGGAATTTTTATTACTCATAGCAAGTCTTTTTTTAATATCATTTCTAACATGATTAAGTAAACCTGTTATTTGCATAAGTGTTACATAGCTATCTTTAACTATTCCAGCCCCACCAGACAAAGAATTATAATCAAGTTTGGTATTTAAAAAATACATTTGCGCTTGTTTGGCGTATTCTTTGATATTTAAGTTCATATTTTTGGAGTTAAAATATAAAATATTGCTAATAATATCTTCACTCAATAAATCTTTTAATTCTTTTATTTTTTGATTTCTTAGAGTTTCAAGATTATTGCCATTTGCAGCTATAATAGCAAATATTAGCTCCAAAGGTGTGTTATTGGTATTTGAAAGATTATCTAAGTAAGGAATAGTAGCAGTAAAGTCATTTTTGGCCAAATATAGCAAATATTTGTATATATTGTTGTTTTGATCAATGGTATTATCTGCTTGGAGATTTTCTAAAAGTTCATTAGCAAGTTTTGTATAATCTTTCTTTGCTAGATCCATGCAATATATGCCAAAAATTCCTGCAATATAATTTTTAGGATTTAAATGATATGCGGTTGAAAAGTGCTTGTAAGCATTATTATAATCTTGTAACTGTGCATAAGTTAGGGCAAGATTATAATGAATTACGTCATGAGCATGATAAATTTCACTTAAGTTTTTAAATTCTTGATTAGCCTCTCTTAAGTGAAAATTAAAAGCTAAATTAATAGCATGGGATAATTCTATATTAACCCCCGATAAAGTCTTGCTTTTAACAAGCAATTCGTTTTCATATTTATATCCTTGTATAAAATTTCCCAAATCGGCCTTTGTGATAAGCTCCATGCTTTGTTTAACATCAAAAACATGATATGGTGAGAAGTAAAACAGTAAATCATATATTTGTTGTTTTCCGGTAATTAATCTCTTGGCAAAATTTTGTTGAGCTATATCAATGTTCGAAAAATTTCTTTTTAATCTTGTTTTGATATTATAGTATTTTGAACCTATATCTTTATCTTTGATGTAAAGAGATTTTAAAATTTGTGCACCACTTTCAAATTGACCAGTTTTTAATTCAACTAAAGCTAAAGCAACCTTACTTCTTGCTTCATGCTTTTCTATCTTTGAAGCTTTTTCAAGATATTCTTTAGCTTTTTGGTATTCTCCTGATTTTGCATATAATAAGCCTAAGGGTAAACTTGCTTCATAATCTTCTTGTTTTTGTAAAAAATCAATGGCATTTTTTTCTGATTTTAATAAGGTATAAACTTTTGCTCCAAGATAATAAGATTCACCTTGATAACCATTGATGTTGTTTGAACGTATAAACATTTGTAAAGCTTCAGGGTAAAATCCTTGATAATAATTAATTAAACCCAGGTAATAATCATACAAGGATGACTTGGAGTCTTGTGGCAAATGCACTCTTGCTAAGTCAAGATAGTAATTAAATTTTTCTTTATTGCCAAGATTAAAATAACACACAGCAGTGTTTATAGCAGCAGCTACTTTGTGTTCTTCTAATTCTAAAGATTGCTTGAAATTTTCAATTGCGCTAGCATAATCTTTTTGTTTCATTTGGGCTACGCCAAGATTATAACTAGATAAGGATTGATTGAAAATATTAATATTATTATAAAGTTCTAAAGCACTTTCTATATCACCTTTTTCATATAATAAATTTGCTTTTTGTACTACAAGATCTAAAGCTGATTGTTTTACTTTAGTGATGCTTGCACTAACATTATCTTCTAAAATTGGACTATTTGCAATGACTTTTTTATCATTTTTAAATACAAGAAGTAAAATCAAAATGACAAGCAATATTAAGGCAAGACCTCCAAGTGCAGAAATTAAAATAGTAAATTTTTTATCAAAAAGCTTTTTTTTCTCCTCAGGTTGTGGTGTTTGAGGTTCTTCTTTTACTCTTTGAAAGGTGCTTTCTTCCTCCTCTAATTCAGGAGGTATCATACCAGGAGGGATAGCTTGTTCTTCTCCTGGATTTTCATCTATCTCAGAGAAAGCTTTTTCTTGGTTGTCTTGTTCTTTAAGTGTTACTTCTTCAGCCATGTTTTCTCTTAAAAATATTTTCTTAATATGTCAGGAATTCTTATATTTCCATCTTTTTCTTGATAATTTTCCATAATAGCTACCAAGGTTCTTCCAACAGCTAGCGAAGAGCCATTAAGTGTATGTGCTAATTCGTTTTTGCCTTTATCATTTTTAAAGCGAATTTTTGCACGTCTTGCTTGAAAATCTTTACAATTAGATACAGAGCTAATTTCACGGTATTTATTTTGAGATGGAAGCCATACTTCTAAATCTACTGTTTTAGCAGCTGAAAAGCCTAAATCTCCGGTGCAAAGCATTAAATGTCTATGAGCCAATCCTAAAGAACTAAGCAAATCGCTTGCACAAGTTAGCATTTCTTCAAACATCATTTCGCTTTGTTCAGGTTTACATATGCTAACAAGCTCTACTTTTTCAAATTGATGTTGTCTGATAATGCCTCTAGTGTCTCTTCCCGCGCTTCCTGCTTCTTGCCTAAAGCAAGCACTGTAACAAGTCATTTTTAAAGGCAATTCTTCTTGGGTTAAAATTTCATTAGAATAAAGATTGGTCACAGGAATTTCAGAAGTTGAGATGAGGTATAAATCATCATTTTCTACCTTATACATATCATCTTTAAATTTTGGAAGCTGTCCGGTGCCATACATGGTTGCGCTATTGACTAAAAATGGCACATTAACTAGTTCAAAACCTCTACTTCTATTAAAATCTATCATATAATTTACTAAAGCTCTACTTAGCAAAGCCCCTTCATTTTTGAGTACACAAAAACGACTTTGTGAGATTTTAACCCCTCTTGTAAAGTCAAGCCAGTTTAATTTTTCACCTAAATCATGGTGTTCTTTGATCTCAAAATCAAAACTAGGCGGAGTAAGTATTTTTTTAAGTTCGACGTTTTCATCTTCATCTTCCCCTAAAGGTACACAATCATCTGGTATATTTGGCACTGCAAGAGCAATTTGTTCTAGTTTTTCTTCTAGTGTGCTAACGATTTTTGATTGAGTGTTGATTTTTTCTTTATTTTGGCTTAGCTGTGTTTTTAAACTTTCTTTATCTTGTGCAGTTGCAAGTTCTTTGCTAAATTTATTTTGAAAAGCTTGAAATTCTTCCAAAAGTGCTTTTTCTTTTTTTAAGTTGACAAATAATTCACTGAGTTCTTTAAGTAAATTTTCATCGACTTTTTTAGCTTTTAATTTTTGTGTGATTTCATCAAAATTATTTTGTAAAAGTTTTAGATCTAACATTATAACTCCTTATTACAGTCCTATTTTAGCATAAATTTTTTCCATTGTTTCTTGAGCTTGTTTTTTTGCTTTGCTTGCTCCAAATTCTAAAATCTCTTCGATTTTAGAAGGATTAGCTAGTAGTTTCTCATACTCTTCTTTGG
Encoded here:
- a CDS encoding radical SAM protein, whose protein sequence is MNKITFGPISSRRFGLSLGIDLSPNQKQCNFDCVYCELQAAKPMEKSLVYPKIQDILEQVKQALASDVKFDFLTLTANGEPSLYPYLKELVCELNKIKLDKKLLILSNGSGVLNPNILNALLDIDVVKFSLDSAKEKTFYRIDKALKQIKLETMIDKMITFREKFIGELIMEVLVVQGLNDNKEEMLALNEIFGKIKPLRVDFSTIDRPPAYPVKGISMEKLEELSMYITSVPIVLAKHYYKGEKIDFNAQELLKMLQLRAQSEFDVENKFSQYSKNVLEKLIKEQKVAVKNLAGVNFYKKI
- a CDS encoding tetratricopeptide repeat protein; the encoded protein is MAEEVTLKEQDNQEKAFSEIDENPGEEQAIPPGMIPPELEEEESTFQRVKEEPQTPQPEEKKKLFDKKFTILISALGGLALILLVILILLLVFKNDKKVIANSPILEDNVSASITKVKQSALDLVVQKANLLYEKGDIESALELYNNINIFNQSLSSYNLGVAQMKQKDYASAIENFKQSLELEEHKVAAAINTAVCYFNLGNKEKFNYYLDLARVHLPQDSKSSLYDYYLGLINYYQGFYPEALQMFIRSNNINGYQGESYYLGAKVYTLLKSEKNAIDFLQKQEDYEASLPLGLLYAKSGEYQKAKEYLEKASKIEKHEARSKVALALVELKTGQFESGAQILKSLYIKDKDIGSKYYNIKTRLKRNFSNIDIAQQNFAKRLITGKQQIYDLLFYFSPYHVFDVKQSMELITKADLGNFIQGYKYENELLVKSKTLSGVNIELSHAINLAFNFHLREANQEFKNLSEIYHAHDVIHYNLALTYAQLQDYNNAYKHFSTAYHLNPKNYIAGIFGIYCMDLAKKDYTKLANELLENLQADNTIDQNNNIYKYLLYLAKNDFTATIPYLDNLSNTNNTPLELIFAIIAANGNNLETLRNQKIKELKDLLSEDIISNILYFNSKNMNLNIKEYAKQAQMYFLNTKLDYNSLSGGAGIVKDSYVTLMQITGLLNHVRNDIKKRLAMSNKNSIGLIFALAYVDIFAKEYQEAYTLYNILIDNYKIKDAQTLFLAAVAAIGSNNPNSAIALLELARLENEETLEARLALGLLYHEVQNLEPAIFQYEKVGNNFESKFFTFDIKN
- the serS gene encoding serine--tRNA ligase: MLDLKLLQNNFDEITQKLKAKKVDENLLKELSELFVNLKKEKALLEEFQAFQNKFSKELATAQDKESLKTQLSQNKEKINTQSKIVSTLEEKLEQIALAVPNIPDDCVPLGEDEDENVELKKILTPPSFDFEIKEHHDLGEKLNWLDFTRGVKISQSRFCVLKNEGALLSRALVNYMIDFNRSRGFELVNVPFLVNSATMYGTGQLPKFKDDMYKVENDDLYLISTSEIPVTNLYSNEILTQEELPLKMTCYSACFRQEAGSAGRDTRGIIRQHQFEKVELVSICKPEQSEMMFEEMLTCASDLLSSLGLAHRHLMLCTGDLGFSAAKTVDLEVWLPSQNKYREISSVSNCKDFQARRAKIRFKNDKGKNELAHTLNGSSLAVGRTLVAIMENYQEKDGNIRIPDILRKYF